A window of the Capricornis sumatraensis isolate serow.1 chromosome 9, serow.2, whole genome shotgun sequence genome harbors these coding sequences:
- the LOC138085640 gene encoding olfactory receptor-like protein OLF4, with translation MELENNTQISKFLLLEFSEESELQPLIFTIFLSMYLITLFGNLLIILLVSSDPHLHTPMYFFLSNLSFVDVCFTSTTTPNMLWNIQTHSKVITYEACVTQMYFYIFFAGLDDILLAVMAYDRYMAICQPLQYMVIMSPQLCGLLVLLSWIMNIMYSLLHSLMVLRLSFCSDLEIHHFFCELNQVIQLSCSDTFLNNIVIYFSTALFGGGPFAGIIYSYFKIVSSITGISSAQGKYKAFSTCASHLSVVSLFYCTVLGVYLSPAVTHSSHTSATASVMYTVVMPMLNPFIYSLRNKDIKRSLKRFYLGMPGIKLPVI, from the coding sequence ATGGAACTGGAGAACAATACacaaatttcaaaatttcttcttCTGGAATTTTCAGAGGAATCAGAACTGCAGCCCCTCATATTTACGATTTTCCTCTCCATGTACCTGATCACTCTGTTTGGAAATCTGCTTATCATCTTGCTTGTCAGCTCagacccccacctccacacccccatgtacttcttcctctccaacctgtCCTTTGTAGACGTCTgtttcacctccaccaccaccccaaaTATGCTGTGGAACATCCAGACACATAGCAAAGTTATCACCTATGAGGCTTGTGTCACCCAGATGTATTTTTACATATTCTTTGCAGGATTAGATGACATTCTCCTGGCTGTGATGGCCTATGATCGGTACATGGCCATTTGCCAACCCCTGCAGTACATGGTCATCATGAGCCCCCAACTCTGTGGACTGCTGGTGCTTCTGTCCTGGATAATGAATATCATGTATTCCCTGTTACACAGTTTGATGGTGTTGCGATTGTCCTTCTGTTCAGACTTGGAAATCCACCACTTTTTCTGTGAACTCAACCAGGTGATACAACTTTCTTGTTCTGACACTTTTCTCAATAACATAGTGATCTATTTTTCAACTGCTCTCTTTGGTGGTGGTCCTTTTGCTGGCATAATCTACTCTTACTTTAAAATAGTTTCCTCCATAACTGGAATCTCATCAGCTCAGGGGAAGTATAAAGCATTTTCCACCTGTGCATCTCACCTCTCAGTTGTCTCCTTATTTTATTGTACAGTCTTAGGAGTGTACCTTAGCCCTGCTGTTACACACAGCTCACACACAAGTGCAACAGCCTCAGTGATGTACACTGTGGTCATGCCCATGCTGAATCCCTTCATCTACAGTCTGAGGAACAAAGACATAAAGAGGTCTCTGAAGAGATTCTATTTGGGGATGCCAGGTATAAAACTGCCAGTTATATGA